AAGCAAGCTGCTGGCAAAACCACGCCCTTGTTGGTAGAGCGAGGCGGCCAGCCGGTTACGCTGCGCGTGAATGTGGATGAGGACGGAAAAATCGGCTTCATGCCCAAGTCCTTGTTGCGCTACGCCACCCGCGAATACGGCTTGCTGGAGTCGATTCCGGTGGGCACCAAGCAGGCCTTTGGGGTGGTGACGACGCAGATGAAGGCCTTTGGTAAGATTTTTAGCGGCGAAGCATCCTTCCGGAAGTCCATCGGCGGGCCCATCGAAATTGCCCAGCAGTACGGCGGCAAGTGGGACTGGCTGCGGTTCTGGACGCTCACCGGGCTGCTGTCCATGGTGCTGGCCTTTATGAACCTGCTGCCCATCCCGGCCCTCGACGGCGGCCACGTGGTGTTCCTGCTCTACGAAATAATAGCTGGCCGCAAGCCTTCGGACAAGTTCTTGGAAAATGCCCAGCGGGTAGGCATGATGCTGATTCTGGGCCTGATGGCCTTCACGCTCATTATCAACCCCATTCTGAAAAAGCTGGCACTGTAAAGCCGTAAGTTGTGACGCCTTGCCCCCAAAGCCGTGCTGCCCGCTGAAGGTGGCACGGCTTTTCGTATCCGGCTGTTTCTCTCGTGGCTACTTTGCTTCCCCATCTATGCCTGTCACCCGCCGCCTGCTACTGCCGCTGCTGCTCCTGCTACCCTTGGCCGTGGCCTGGGCCCATGCCTACCACGCCAGCATCCTGGAAATGCGCCACAACTCGCAGAAGCAGCGCCTGGAAATGGCGTTGAAAATCTTCACGGATGATTTAGAAAAGGCCTTGTCGGAAGGCCAACCCGCTCCCGTGCGCCTCGACGTGACGCCCCGCGCCCAGCTGAACCCGCTGCTGACCAGGCTGCTCACCCGCTCCGTGCAGCTCAGCCTGCGCCCCGGTCAGCCCGCCCAGCCCCTCACGCTG
This region of Hymenobacter sp. YIM 151500-1 genomic DNA includes:
- a CDS encoding DUF6702 family protein; the encoded protein is MPVTRRLLLPLLLLLPLAVAWAHAYHASILEMRHNSQKQRLEMALKIFTDDLEKALSEGQPAPVRLDVTPRAQLNPLLTRLLTRSVQLSLRPGQPAQPLTLVGLQKETDAYWLYFTAPAPATLTGLTLHHRLLLDLFPDQMNIVNLDAGGHKQSLLFREGQEKQEVKW